A genomic window from Brassica oleracea var. oleracea cultivar TO1000 chromosome C8, BOL, whole genome shotgun sequence includes:
- the LOC106308086 gene encoding pentatricopeptide repeat-containing protein At1g06145-like, which translates to MNALTNVSSLRRCSTSLLENLPILQLIKRCTSPKLLDSALAAMVKTSQNQDCFFMNQFITACTSFNRLDLALSSMTQMQEPNVFVYNALIKGLLTCSLPIRSLELYVCMLRDSVSPSSYTYSSLVKASLFDRTVGESVHSHIWKFGFCFHVQIQTTLIVLYSGLGRIEEARKVFDEMPDRDEFTWTTMVSAYVRVFDMDSANVLANRMSEKNGATWNCLIDGYMRLGNVEVAESLFDQMPVKDIITWTSMIKGYSFNKRYREAISVFYKMTEEGIVPDEVTMSTVISACAHLGVVEIGKEVHMHTAQNGFVLDVYIGSALVDMYSKCGCLNRALLVFFNLPKKNLFCWNAIIEGLAAHGYAREALRMLGKMEVELIKPNAVTFVSVLTACTHAGLVEEGQKVYRSMSDEHSIVSNIEHYGCMVALFSKAGLIQEALELIESMEFEPNAVIWGALLDGCRLHKNLEIAEVAFKKLMVVEPRNSGYYSLLISMYAGENMWRDVAEVRGRMRELGIEKICPGTSWIELGKRVHMFAAADKSHSASDEVYLLLDEVYEQMGLAGYVQESEGVY; encoded by the coding sequence ATGAATGCTCTGACCAACGTCTCTAGCCTCCGACGTTGCTCAACTTCACTTCTCGAAAATCTCCCGATCCTACAGCTAATCAAGCGATGCACATCCCCCAAGCTCCTAGACTCAGCTCTAGCCGCAATGGTCAAGACCAGCCAAAACCAAGACTGTTTCTTTATGAACCAATTCATCACTGCCTGCACTTCCTTCAACCGCCTCGATCTCGCTCTCTCCTCCATGACCCAGATGCAGGAACCCAACGTCTTCGTCTACAACGCGTTGATTAAAGGCCTCCTCACTTGCTCTCTCCCGATTCGATCTCTCGAACTCTACGTCTGTATGCTCAGAGACTCTGTTTCTCCGTCGAGCTACACTTACTCTTCTCTCGTAAAGGCGTCTCTTTTCGATCGTACGGTTGGTGAATCTGTTCACTCGCACATCTGGAAGTTTGGGTTTTGCTTCCATGTTCAGATTCAGACGACTCTGATCGTGTTGTACTCGGGATTAGGTAGAATTGAGGAAGCACGGAAAGTGTTCGATGAAATGCCTGATAGAGATGAGTTTACTTGGACTACGATGGTTTCTGCTTATGTTAGAGTTTTTGATATGGACTCTGCTAATGTGTTAGCTAACCGAATGTCTGAGAAGAACGGTGCCACGTGGAACTGTTTGATTGATGGGTATATGAGATTAGGTAACGTGGAAGTAGCCGAGTCTTTGTTTGATCAGATGCCTGTGAAGGATATAATCACATGGACGAGTATGATCAAAGGCTACTCGTTTAACAAGAGGTATAGAGAAGCGATCTCAGTGTTCTACAAAATGACTGAGGAAGGGATTGTGCCTGATGAAGTGACTATGTCAACAGTTATCTCAGCTTGCGCGCATCTAGGAGTGGTGGAGATAGGTAAGGAGGTTCATATGCACACGGCGCAGAACGGGTTTGTTCTTGATGTCTACATTGGCTCTGCACTGGTGGATATGTATTCCAAATGCGGTTGTTTGAACCGAGCGCTTCTTGTGTTCTTTAATTTGCCTAAAAAGAATCTCTTTTGTTGGAATGCAATCATTGAAGGGCTAGCAGCTCATGGTTATGCACGAGAAGCATTGAGAATGCTTGGGAAGATGGAGGTGGAGTTGATCAAACCTAACGCAGTCACTTTTGTTAGTGTTTTAACCGCGTGTACTCACGCTGGTCTTGTAGAAGAAGGGCAGAAAGTGTACCGTAGCATGAGTGATGAACACTCCATCGTCTCTAATATTGAACATTACGGATGCATGGTTGCTTTATTCAGCAAAGCCGGGTTGATTCAAGAGGCTTTAGAACTGATTGAAAGTATGGAGTTTGAACCGAATGCTGTTATCTGGGGGGCGTTGCTTGATGGGTGCAGACTTCACAAGAACTTAGAGATAGCTGAGGTAGCGTTTAAGAAACTGATGGTTGTGGAGCCGAGGAATAGTGGGTACTATTCACTTTTAATTAGCATGTATGCTGGAGAAAACATGTGGAGAGATGTTGCAGAGGTCAGAGGAAGGATGAGAGAGTTAGGTATAGAGAAGATATGTCCAGGGACAAGTTGGATTGAGTTAGGTAAAAGAGTCCATATGTTTGCTGCAGCTGATAAGTCTCACTCTGCTTCAGATGAGGTTTACTTGTTGCTTGATGAGGTATATGAACAGATGGGATTAGCTGGATACGTGCAGGAATCTGAAGGTGTATATTAG